In a single window of the Delftia tsuruhatensis genome:
- the fabG gene encoding 3-oxoacyl-ACP reductase FabG: MTDNQNKPQVALVTGASRGIGAAIAQELAARGYRVIGTATTDGGAEKISQALSAYEGCRGVNLNVTDGPAVEALIDGIVKNDGGLHVLVNNAGITRDTLAMRMKDDDWDAVIDTNLKAVFRVSRAAIRPMMKQRFGRIISITSVVGASGNPGQANYAAAKAGVAGMTRALARELGSRGITVNCVAPGFIATDMTAELPEEQKKALKAQIAMGDLGQPSDIAHAVAYLASAGAGYVTGQELHVNGGMYM, from the coding sequence ATGACTGACAACCAGAACAAGCCCCAGGTCGCCCTGGTGACGGGCGCCTCGCGCGGCATCGGCGCAGCCATCGCCCAGGAACTGGCGGCGCGCGGCTATCGCGTGATCGGCACGGCCACCACCGATGGCGGCGCGGAAAAGATCAGCCAGGCACTGTCGGCCTACGAAGGCTGCCGCGGCGTGAACCTCAACGTCACGGACGGTCCTGCCGTCGAGGCGCTGATCGACGGCATCGTCAAGAACGACGGCGGCCTGCATGTGCTGGTCAACAACGCCGGCATCACGCGCGACACCCTGGCCATGCGCATGAAGGACGATGACTGGGATGCGGTGATCGACACCAATCTCAAGGCGGTTTTCCGCGTCAGCCGTGCGGCCATCCGGCCCATGATGAAGCAGCGCTTCGGCCGCATCATCAGCATCACCAGCGTGGTGGGTGCCTCGGGCAACCCCGGCCAGGCCAACTATGCCGCAGCCAAGGCCGGCGTGGCGGGCATGACACGCGCACTGGCCAGGGAACTGGGCAGCCGCGGCATCACCGTGAACTGCGTCGCCCCGGGCTTCATCGCCACCGACATGACGGCCGAGCTGCCTGAAGAGCAGAAGAAGGCGCTGAAGGCCCAGATCGCCATGGGTGACCTCGGTCAGCCCAGCGACATCGCCCACGCCGTGGCCTATCTGGCTTCCGCGGGCGCAGGCTATGTGACGGGGCAGGAACTGCACGTCAACGGCGGCATGTACATGTAA
- a CDS encoding sigma-E factor negative regulatory protein has protein sequence MNDDLMKREQLSALADGELGSAELQAVLAYAESDAGQQEWRMYHLVGDVLRSPELAHHSRHDLLSGIRAQLAEEPRRPLVAVAAQQLEQVARPAQDRAVANGAPMRDAANASVFRWKMAAGFASVAAVAAIGWSVMLGTPAGSGLQQGRALASLDSGSATPVAAVGSPQDFPLDATAQSSSVVAVAGPYGQSVMLRDPRLDALLASHPQYSGPATLQMPASFLRNANFASAPRASQR, from the coding sequence ATGAATGACGATCTGATGAAGCGCGAACAGTTGTCGGCACTGGCTGATGGAGAGCTCGGCAGCGCAGAACTGCAGGCCGTGCTGGCCTATGCGGAAAGCGATGCAGGCCAGCAGGAGTGGCGCATGTACCACCTCGTGGGAGACGTGCTGCGCTCGCCCGAGCTGGCACATCACAGCCGGCATGACCTGCTTTCCGGCATCCGGGCCCAACTGGCCGAGGAGCCGCGTCGACCCCTGGTGGCCGTGGCGGCGCAACAACTGGAGCAGGTGGCCAGGCCGGCCCAGGACCGTGCCGTGGCCAATGGCGCCCCGATGCGCGACGCAGCCAATGCGTCGGTGTTCCGTTGGAAGATGGCCGCAGGCTTTGCTTCCGTGGCGGCAGTGGCGGCCATCGGCTGGAGCGTGATGCTGGGCACGCCTGCCGGTTCGGGCCTGCAGCAGGGACGGGCGCTGGCCTCTCTGGACTCCGGATCAGCCACTCCCGTGGCCGCGGTCGGCAGTCCCCAGGACTTCCCGCTGGATGCCACGGCGCAGTCCTCCTCCGTGGTGGCCGTGGCCGGCCCCTATGGCCAGAGCGTGATGCTGCGCGATCCCCGTCTGGATGCGCTGCTGGCATCGCATCCGCAGTACAGCGGTCCGGCCACGCTGCAGATGCCGGCCAGCTTTCTGCGCAACGCCAATTTCGCCTCCGCGCCGCGCGCCTCGCAGCGCTGA
- the fabF gene encoding beta-ketoacyl-ACP synthase II: protein MSRRRVVVTGLGCISPVGNTVGEAWANLLAGQSGIDLITKFDASNFACKIAGEVKGFDVESYMSAKDARSMDTFIHYGIAAAAQAVQDAGLPTGEALSEDMATRIACVIGSGIGGLPLIENTHAELAARGPRRITPFFVPASIINMVAGHVSMRFGFKGPNLAVVTACTTGLHCIGEAGRMIEYGDADVVVAGGTEATVSPLGVGGFAAMRALSTRNDDPKAASRPWDKDRDGFVLGEGAGVLVLEEYEHAKARGARIYAELGGFGMSADAGHMTAPNMDGPRRAMLAALRNAGVNADQVDYLNAHGTSTPLGDLNETNAIKAALGDHARKTVVSSTKSMTGHLLGGAGGIESVFTVLALHDQKIPPTINLVNQDPECDLDYCANTARDARIEVAVKNNFGFGGTNGTLVFKRI from the coding sequence ATGAGCCGTCGTCGCGTTGTCGTGACCGGCCTGGGTTGCATCTCCCCCGTGGGCAACACGGTGGGCGAAGCCTGGGCCAATCTTTTGGCCGGCCAGTCCGGCATTGACCTCATCACCAAGTTCGATGCCTCGAACTTTGCCTGCAAGATTGCAGGCGAGGTCAAGGGATTCGATGTGGAGTCGTACATGAGCGCCAAGGATGCGCGCTCCATGGACACTTTCATCCATTACGGCATCGCTGCCGCGGCGCAGGCCGTGCAGGACGCGGGTCTGCCTACGGGGGAAGCCCTGTCCGAGGATATGGCCACGCGCATTGCATGCGTGATCGGCTCGGGCATCGGCGGCTTGCCGCTGATCGAGAATACCCACGCGGAACTGGCTGCGCGCGGACCGCGCCGCATCACGCCGTTCTTCGTGCCAGCCTCCATCATCAACATGGTGGCTGGCCATGTGTCCATGCGCTTCGGCTTCAAGGGGCCGAACCTTGCCGTGGTGACGGCCTGCACGACCGGGCTGCACTGCATCGGTGAAGCAGGGCGCATGATCGAATACGGCGATGCCGATGTGGTGGTGGCCGGTGGCACGGAAGCCACGGTCTCCCCTCTGGGCGTCGGTGGCTTTGCCGCCATGCGTGCACTGTCCACGCGCAACGATGATCCCAAGGCCGCTTCGCGCCCCTGGGACAAGGACCGCGACGGCTTCGTGCTGGGCGAAGGCGCGGGTGTGCTGGTGCTGGAGGAGTACGAGCATGCCAAGGCCCGCGGTGCCAGGATCTATGCCGAGCTGGGCGGTTTCGGCATGAGCGCCGATGCCGGCCACATGACGGCCCCCAACATGGACGGCCCCCGCCGTGCCATGCTGGCAGCCTTGCGCAATGCCGGTGTCAATGCCGATCAGGTCGATTACCTGAATGCCCATGGCACCTCCACACCGCTGGGGGATCTCAACGAGACCAATGCCATCAAGGCGGCCCTGGGAGACCACGCGCGCAAGACCGTTGTCAGTTCGACCAAGTCCATGACGGGTCACCTGCTGGGTGGCGCCGGCGGCATCGAAAGCGTCTTCACCGTGCTCGCGCTGCACGACCAGAAGATCCCGCCAACCATCAACCTGGTCAACCAGGATCCCGAATGCGACCTCGACTACTGCGCCAACACGGCGCGGGACGCAAGGATCGAGGTGGCGGTGAAGAACAACTTCGGTTTCGGCGGCACCAACGGAACGCTGGTGTTCAAGCGGATCTGA
- the lepA gene encoding translation elongation factor 4, with translation MNHIRNFSIIAHIDHGKSTLADRLIQRCGGLAERDMEAQVLDSMDIEKERGITIKAQTAALQYKAKDGQVYNLNLIDTPGHVDFSYEVSRSLSACEGALLVVDASQGVEAQTVANCYTALDLGVEVMAVLNKMDLPQADPDNAKAEIEDVIGIDASDAIPCSAKTGMGIDEILEAVVAKVPPPKGDPGGPLRAMIIDSWFDTYVGVVMLVRVVDGELKKGERFKMMATGAAYEANNLGVFTPADVPRDALRAGEVGYIIAGIKELKAAKVGDTITLEKKLPNNLGPASEALPGFKEIKPQVFAGLYPTEASEYDQLRDALEKLQLNDSSLQFEPEVSQALGFGFRCGFLGLLHMEIVQERLEREFDQDLITTAPSVVYEVVKGDGEVIQVENPSKMPEAGRIQEVREPIVTVHLYMPQDYVGPVMTLANQKRGVQINMQYHGRQVMLTYEMPLGEIVLDFFDKLKSVSRGYASMDYEFKEYRASDVVKVDILLNGEKVDALSIIVHRSQATFRGRAVVSKMREIISRQMFDVAIQAAIGANIIARETVKAMRKNVLAKCYGGDITRKRKLLEKQKAGKKRMKQIGSVEVPQEAFLAILQVED, from the coding sequence ATGAACCACATCAGAAATTTTTCCATCATTGCGCACATTGACCATGGCAAGTCGACGCTGGCCGACCGCCTGATCCAGCGTTGCGGGGGCCTGGCCGAGCGCGACATGGAGGCCCAGGTGCTGGACTCGATGGACATCGAGAAAGAGCGCGGCATCACCATCAAGGCGCAGACTGCCGCCTTGCAATACAAGGCCAAGGATGGTCAGGTCTACAACCTCAACCTGATCGACACACCCGGCCATGTGGACTTCTCGTATGAAGTCTCGCGCTCGCTGTCCGCCTGCGAAGGCGCGCTGCTGGTGGTCGATGCCTCGCAGGGCGTGGAAGCCCAGACCGTGGCCAACTGCTACACCGCGCTGGACCTGGGCGTGGAGGTGATGGCCGTGCTCAACAAGATGGACCTGCCTCAGGCCGATCCGGACAATGCCAAGGCCGAGATCGAGGACGTGATCGGCATCGACGCCAGCGACGCCATTCCCTGCTCGGCCAAGACGGGCATGGGCATCGACGAGATCCTGGAGGCCGTGGTCGCCAAGGTGCCGCCGCCCAAGGGCGACCCGGGCGGTCCGCTGCGCGCGATGATCATCGACAGCTGGTTCGACACCTACGTGGGCGTCGTGATGCTGGTGCGGGTCGTGGACGGCGAGCTCAAGAAGGGCGAGCGCTTCAAGATGATGGCCACGGGCGCGGCCTACGAGGCCAACAACCTGGGTGTCTTCACGCCGGCCGATGTGCCGCGCGATGCGCTGCGCGCGGGCGAGGTGGGCTACATCATCGCGGGCATCAAGGAGCTCAAGGCCGCCAAGGTGGGCGACACCATCACGCTGGAAAAGAAGCTGCCCAACAATCTGGGCCCGGCCAGCGAGGCGCTGCCCGGCTTCAAGGAGATCAAGCCCCAGGTGTTCGCAGGCCTGTATCCGACCGAGGCCAGCGAGTACGACCAGTTGCGCGATGCGCTGGAGAAGCTGCAGCTCAACGATTCGTCGCTGCAGTTCGAGCCGGAAGTGTCCCAGGCGCTGGGCTTCGGCTTCCGCTGCGGCTTCCTGGGACTGCTGCACATGGAGATCGTGCAGGAACGCCTGGAGCGCGAGTTCGACCAGGACCTGATCACCACGGCGCCCAGCGTGGTCTACGAAGTCGTCAAGGGCGATGGCGAGGTGATCCAGGTCGAGAACCCCTCCAAGATGCCCGAGGCCGGCCGCATCCAGGAGGTGCGCGAGCCCATCGTGACCGTGCACCTGTACATGCCCCAGGACTATGTGGGCCCGGTGATGACGCTGGCCAACCAGAAGCGCGGCGTCCAGATCAACATGCAGTACCACGGCCGTCAGGTGATGCTCACCTATGAGATGCCGCTGGGCGAGATCGTGCTGGACTTCTTCGACAAGCTCAAGTCGGTCTCGCGCGGCTATGCCTCCATGGACTACGAGTTCAAGGAGTACCGCGCCTCCGATGTGGTGAAGGTGGACATCCTGCTCAACGGCGAGAAGGTCGATGCGCTGTCCATCATCGTGCACCGCTCCCAGGCCACGTTCCGCGGCCGCGCCGTGGTGTCCAAGATGCGCGAGATCATCAGCCGCCAGATGTTCGACGTGGCCATCCAGGCCGCGATCGGTGCCAACATCATCGCGCGCGAAACCGTCAAGGCCATGCGCAAGAACGTGCTGGCCAAGTGCTATGGCGGTGACATCACCCGCAAGCGCAAGCTGCTGGAAAAGCAGAAGGCCGGCAAGAAGCGGATGAAGCAGATCGGGTCGGTGGAAGTGCCCCAGGAAGCCTTCCTGGCCATCTTGCAAGTGGAGGATTGA
- a CDS encoding beta-ketoacyl-ACP synthase III: MRRYARITGTGSYLPPRRLTNHDLAADLARRGIETSDEWIVERTGIHARHFAAPDVTSSDLALEASRKALEAAGCQPQDIDLIIVATSTPDMVFPSTACILQNKLGANGCAAFDVQAVCSGFVYALTVADAMIQSGAASRALVVGSEVFSRILDFNDRTTCVLFGDGAGAVVLEASEQPGILASDLHADGKHVGILCVPGNVYGGQVLGDPLLKMDGQAVFKLAVGVLEKAARATLDKAGLTDADIDWLIPHQANIRIMQSTARKLKLSMDKVVVTVDQHGNTSAASIPLALDHGVRSGLVRPGQNVLLEGVGGGFTWGAVLLKM, translated from the coding sequence ATGAGACGCTACGCACGCATCACCGGCACGGGCAGCTACCTGCCGCCCCGCCGACTCACCAATCACGATCTGGCTGCCGATCTGGCCCGGCGTGGCATCGAGACCTCGGACGAGTGGATCGTCGAGCGCACCGGTATCCATGCCCGTCACTTTGCCGCCCCCGATGTCACCAGCAGCGATCTGGCGCTGGAGGCCTCCAGGAAGGCTCTGGAGGCCGCTGGATGCCAGCCTCAGGACATCGACCTGATCATCGTGGCGACCTCGACGCCCGACATGGTCTTTCCGTCCACGGCCTGCATCTTGCAGAACAAGCTGGGCGCCAACGGTTGCGCTGCCTTTGATGTGCAGGCGGTGTGCAGCGGCTTCGTCTATGCGCTCACGGTGGCCGATGCCATGATCCAGTCCGGCGCGGCAAGCCGTGCCCTGGTCGTGGGGTCGGAAGTGTTCAGCCGCATCCTCGACTTCAATGACCGCACGACCTGCGTGCTGTTCGGCGACGGTGCCGGCGCCGTGGTGCTGGAGGCTTCCGAGCAGCCGGGCATCCTGGCCTCGGACCTGCATGCCGATGGAAAGCATGTGGGTATTCTCTGCGTGCCGGGCAACGTCTACGGCGGACAGGTGCTGGGCGATCCCTTGCTCAAGATGGATGGCCAGGCCGTTTTCAAGCTCGCTGTGGGCGTGCTCGAGAAGGCGGCACGCGCCACGCTTGACAAGGCGGGTCTCACCGATGCCGACATCGACTGGCTGATTCCGCACCAGGCCAACATCCGCATCATGCAGAGCACGGCGCGCAAGCTCAAGCTGTCCATGGACAAGGTGGTGGTCACGGTGGATCAGCATGGCAACACCTCGGCCGCCTCGATCCCGCTGGCGCTGGACCATGGCGTGCGCTCGGGCCTGGTCAGGCCTGGTCAGAACGTGCTGCTCGAAGGCGTGGGTGGTGGCTTCACCTGGGGTGCCGTGCTGCTGAAGATGTAG
- the rpoE gene encoding RNA polymerase sigma factor RpoE has protein sequence MTPPDFPPSSADSDLTLVERTNAGDMRAFELLVIKYQRRIERLVGRMVRDVDLVQDITQETFIRAYRALHQFRGEAQFYTWLYRIAVNTAKKALLDMKRSPLITESALHNGDDDDETSRPSQELTTEETPETILAAQEIAQAVNAAMEALPEDLRQAVTLREIEGLSYEEIANAMGCPIGTVRSRIFRAREAISARVKPLLERQSGKRW, from the coding sequence ATGACCCCTCCCGATTTCCCGCCTTCTTCTGCAGACAGCGACCTGACCCTGGTCGAACGCACCAACGCAGGGGACATGCGGGCCTTCGAACTGCTGGTCATCAAATACCAGCGCCGTATCGAACGCCTGGTGGGGCGCATGGTGCGCGATGTCGACCTGGTGCAGGACATCACCCAGGAAACCTTCATACGTGCCTACAGGGCGCTGCACCAGTTCCGCGGCGAAGCGCAGTTCTATACCTGGCTGTACCGCATTGCAGTGAACACGGCCAAGAAGGCGCTGCTGGACATGAAGCGTTCACCCCTGATCACGGAAAGCGCGTTACACAACGGGGATGACGATGATGAAACTTCCCGGCCCAGCCAGGAACTAACCACCGAAGAAACGCCCGAAACCATCCTGGCCGCGCAGGAAATCGCCCAGGCCGTGAATGCTGCCATGGAGGCTTTGCCCGAGGATCTTCGCCAGGCGGTGACGTTGCGGGAAATCGAAGGTTTGAGCTATGAGGAAATCGCGAACGCCATGGGCTGTCCCATCGGCACGGTCCGCTCGCGGATCTTCCGCGCCCGGGAGGCGATTTCCGCAAGGGTCAAGCCTTTGCTGGAGCGCCAGTCGGGCAAGCGCTGGTAG
- a CDS encoding DUF4845 domain-containing protein, giving the protein MLTSSNRRSRQRGLSFLGLVFFVALAVAVVAVGAQSVPVFLEYQAITKAANKAAREGNSVAEVKASFNRSAAIDDFTSVTADGLEVTKINDRVAVGFEYSREIHLVGPAYLTYRFKKQTQ; this is encoded by the coding sequence ATGTTGACATCCAGCAATCGGCGTTCGCGCCAGCGCGGCCTGTCCTTTCTGGGATTGGTGTTTTTCGTGGCCCTGGCCGTGGCCGTGGTGGCCGTCGGCGCACAATCCGTTCCCGTCTTCCTGGAATACCAGGCCATCACCAAGGCGGCCAACAAGGCTGCGCGCGAGGGTAATTCCGTGGCCGAGGTGAAGGCCAGTTTCAATCGATCTGCGGCCATTGACGATTTCACTTCTGTCACGGCCGATGGCCTGGAGGTGACCAAGATCAATGACCGTGTAGCCGTGGGCTTCGAATATTCGCGCGAGATCCATCTCGTGGGCCCGGCGTATCTGACCTATCGTTTTAAGAAGCAGACCCAATAG
- the fabD gene encoding ACP S-malonyltransferase: MKKFAFVFPGQGSQSVGMLDGWGDHPVVAQTLAEASDALGENIGQLIQQGPKEVLALTTNTQPVMLVAGVAAWRVWQAEGGALPDAVAGHSLGEYSALVASGVLTLAQAAPLVRLRAAAMQEAVPVGAGAMAAILGLDADKVREGCAEVTAALGGAEVVEAVNFNDPSQTVIAGSKSAVEKACEALKAAGAKRALPLPVSAPFHSSLMKPAAEKLKAALASTVLAAPQIPVINNIDVAVQQDADAIRDALYRQAFGPVRWVECVQAMKARGIGHLVECGPGKVLMGLTKRIDADLTAAALHDPATLADVKESLA, encoded by the coding sequence ATGAAGAAGTTTGCATTTGTCTTTCCGGGTCAGGGCTCGCAATCCGTGGGCATGCTCGACGGCTGGGGTGACCACCCCGTCGTGGCGCAGACGCTGGCCGAGGCCTCGGACGCCCTGGGCGAGAACATCGGCCAACTGATACAGCAGGGCCCAAAGGAAGTCCTGGCGCTGACCACCAATACGCAACCCGTGATGCTGGTGGCTGGCGTGGCGGCATGGCGTGTCTGGCAGGCGGAGGGCGGTGCATTGCCCGACGCCGTGGCGGGCCACTCGCTGGGTGAGTACTCTGCCCTGGTGGCCTCGGGTGTGCTGACCCTGGCCCAGGCTGCGCCGCTGGTGCGCCTGCGCGCGGCGGCCATGCAGGAGGCAGTGCCGGTAGGCGCGGGCGCCATGGCGGCCATCCTGGGCCTGGACGCGGACAAGGTGCGCGAAGGCTGTGCCGAGGTCACCGCCGCGCTGGGCGGCGCGGAGGTCGTTGAGGCCGTGAACTTCAACGATCCCTCGCAGACCGTGATCGCCGGCAGCAAGTCGGCTGTCGAAAAGGCCTGCGAAGCGCTCAAGGCGGCAGGCGCCAAGCGCGCGCTGCCGCTGCCGGTGTCGGCACCCTTTCATTCGAGCCTGATGAAGCCTGCCGCTGAAAAGCTCAAGGCGGCACTGGCTTCCACAGTGCTGGCCGCGCCGCAGATTCCCGTGATCAACAATATCGACGTGGCCGTGCAGCAGGACGCCGATGCGATCCGTGATGCGCTGTATCGCCAGGCCTTTGGTCCCGTGCGCTGGGTGGAGTGCGTTCAGGCCATGAAGGCCCGTGGCATCGGCCATCTCGTCGAGTGCGGCCCCGGCAAGGTGCTGATGGGGCTGACCAAGCGGATTGACGCGGACCTGACGGCCGCAGCCCTCCATGATCCGGCCACGCTGGCCGACGTGAAAGAATCCCTCGCATGA
- the lepB gene encoding signal peptidase I: protein MQAMQWITAAVLAAFVGYIGAWYTGVIEGNFALLLFLATVVTGVYWAAERLYFLPGRRRAAQALEQAAVARRAELDRMGIAKTDIEVSDEAKGRILMQPWWLDWTAGLFPVIAIVFVLRSFLFEPFKIPSGSMIPTLLVGDLILVNKFTYGLRLPVVNTKLTEGTPLQRGDVVVFRYPPQPSLDYIKRVVGLPGDEVAYLNKRLTINGKPVATTELPDFFDKDAMRYFKQYEETLGDKPHRMIVNQDVPAFVQGASGFEFRDNCRYSVEGVTCKVPEGQYFMMGDNRDNSLDSRYWGFVPDRNIVGKAFFVWMNFGDIKRIGSFH, encoded by the coding sequence ATGCAAGCCATGCAATGGATTACGGCCGCCGTGCTGGCGGCATTCGTGGGCTACATCGGCGCCTGGTACACAGGGGTCATCGAAGGCAACTTCGCGCTGCTGCTGTTCCTGGCCACCGTGGTCACCGGGGTGTACTGGGCTGCCGAGCGCCTCTACTTCCTGCCGGGCCGCCGCCGCGCTGCCCAGGCGCTGGAGCAGGCCGCCGTGGCGCGCCGCGCGGAGCTCGACCGCATGGGCATCGCCAAGACCGATATCGAGGTATCGGACGAGGCCAAGGGCCGCATCCTCATGCAGCCATGGTGGCTGGACTGGACTGCGGGCCTGTTCCCCGTGATCGCCATCGTCTTCGTGCTGCGCTCCTTCCTGTTCGAGCCGTTCAAGATCCCGTCGGGCTCCATGATCCCGACGCTGCTGGTGGGGGACCTGATCCTGGTGAACAAGTTCACCTACGGCCTGCGCCTTCCCGTGGTCAATACCAAGCTGACCGAAGGCACGCCCCTGCAGCGTGGCGATGTGGTGGTCTTTCGCTACCCGCCGCAGCCCAGCCTGGACTACATCAAGCGCGTGGTGGGGCTGCCCGGCGACGAAGTGGCCTATCTGAACAAGCGCCTGACCATCAACGGCAAGCCGGTGGCGACCACCGAGCTGCCGGACTTCTTCGACAAGGACGCGATGCGCTACTTCAAGCAGTACGAGGAGACGCTGGGCGACAAGCCGCACCGCATGATCGTGAACCAGGATGTCCCCGCCTTCGTGCAAGGGGCCAGCGGCTTCGAATTCCGGGACAATTGCCGCTATAGCGTCGAGGGGGTCACCTGCAAGGTGCCTGAAGGGCAGTATTTCATGATGGGCGACAACCGGGATAATTCGCTCGATTCCCGCTACTGGGGCTTCGTGCCCGACAGGAACATTGTCGGCAAGGCCTTCTTCGTGTGGATGAACTTCGGGGATATCAAGCGCATCGGCAGCTTCCATTGA
- the acpP gene encoding acyl carrier protein has product MSDIEARVKKIIAEQLGVEESQVTNEKAFVADLGADSLDTVELVMALEDEFGIEIPDEDAEKITTVQNAIDYANTHQKA; this is encoded by the coding sequence ATGAGCGATATCGAAGCACGTGTCAAAAAAATCATTGCCGAACAACTCGGCGTTGAAGAGTCTCAAGTCACCAACGAAAAGGCCTTCGTGGCCGATCTGGGTGCTGACTCCCTGGACACGGTGGAGCTGGTGATGGCCCTGGAAGATGAATTCGGCATCGAGATCCCCGACGAAGACGCGGAAAAGATCACGACGGTGCAAAACGCCATCGACTACGCCAACACCCACCAGAAGGCCTGA
- a CDS encoding DegQ family serine endoprotease, which translates to MTTIRWKTLQSCALAGVLALAAGGAGALLPVGTAHAQSGAMVRGLPDFTDLVEQVGPSVVNIRTLEKVSANSAEALGMDEDMLEFFRRFGLPVPNVPRQRPQPRSQPEEEQPRGVGSGFILTADGYVMTNAHVVEGADEVIVTLTDKREFKAKIVGSDKRTDVAVVKIEASGLPAVKIGDVNRLKVGEWVMAIGSPFGLDNSVTAGIVSAKQRDTGDYLPFIQTDVAINPGNSGGPLLNMRGEVVGINSQIYSRSGGFMGISFAIPIDEAVRVSDQLRATGKVTRGRIGVQIGPVSKEVAESIGLGKAQGAQVSAVEADSPAARAGVEPGDVIIKFDGKAIDKVADLPRLVGNTKPGTRSTITVFRRGAAKDLTMVIAEVEPDGAPQAKAAGKSSTLVSQPLGLTLGELTDAQKKELGIKGGVRVVAAVDAAARAGLREGDVILQLANIEVTGLKSFEAALAKADKTKPVNLLVRRGEWAQYVLIRPAR; encoded by the coding sequence ATGACCACCATTCGATGGAAGACGCTGCAGTCCTGCGCGCTGGCTGGCGTGCTTGCGCTGGCTGCTGGCGGCGCGGGTGCGCTGCTGCCAGTGGGTACGGCCCATGCGCAAAGCGGCGCCATGGTGCGGGGACTGCCGGATTTCACCGACCTGGTGGAGCAGGTGGGGCCATCCGTGGTCAACATCCGGACGCTGGAGAAGGTGTCTGCCAATTCCGCCGAGGCGCTGGGCATGGATGAGGACATGCTCGAGTTCTTTCGCCGCTTCGGCCTGCCTGTGCCCAATGTGCCGCGCCAGCGCCCCCAGCCGCGTTCCCAGCCCGAGGAGGAGCAACCACGCGGAGTGGGTTCGGGCTTCATCCTGACGGCCGATGGCTACGTGATGACCAATGCCCATGTGGTCGAGGGCGCCGATGAGGTCATCGTGACGCTGACCGACAAGCGCGAATTCAAGGCCAAGATCGTGGGCAGCGACAAGCGCACCGATGTGGCCGTGGTGAAGATCGAGGCGAGCGGCCTGCCAGCCGTGAAGATAGGCGACGTGAACCGCCTCAAGGTCGGCGAATGGGTGATGGCCATCGGCTCGCCTTTCGGTCTCGACAATTCCGTCACGGCCGGCATCGTGAGCGCCAAGCAGCGTGACACGGGAGACTACCTGCCCTTCATCCAGACCGACGTGGCCATCAACCCCGGCAACTCGGGCGGCCCGCTGCTGAACATGCGCGGCGAGGTCGTGGGCATCAACAGCCAGATCTATTCGCGCTCGGGCGGCTTCATGGGCATCAGCTTCGCTATCCCGATCGACGAGGCCGTGCGCGTCAGCGACCAGCTGCGCGCCACGGGCAAGGTCACACGCGGCCGTATCGGGGTGCAGATCGGCCCGGTCAGCAAGGAAGTTGCGGAATCCATCGGCCTGGGCAAGGCACAAGGGGCGCAGGTCTCTGCCGTGGAGGCGGATTCGCCTGCCGCCAGGGCGGGGGTCGAGCCCGGTGACGTGATCATCAAGTTCGACGGCAAGGCCATCGACAAGGTGGCCGACCTGCCGCGTCTGGTGGGCAACACCAAGCCCGGCACACGTAGCACCATCACGGTGTTCCGCCGTGGCGCCGCCAAGGATCTGACCATGGTGATCGCCGAGGTCGAGCCCGATGGCGCGCCACAGGCCAAGGCTGCTGGCAAGAGCAGTACGCTGGTGTCGCAGCCTCTGGGGCTGACCTTGGGCGAGCTGACCGATGCGCAGAAAAAGGAACTCGGCATCAAGGGTGGCGTGCGCGTGGTGGCGGCCGTGGATGCAGCCGCGCGTGCCGGTCTGCGCGAAGGCGATGTGATCCTGCAACTGGCCAACATCGAAGTCACCGGGCTCAAGAGCTTCGAGGCGGCCCTGGCCAAGGCGGACAAGACCAAGCCCGTGAACCTGCTGGTGCGGCGCGGTGAATGGGCCCAGTATGTGCTGATCCGCCCGGCTCGTTGA